One segment of Trachemys scripta elegans isolate TJP31775 chromosome 1, CAS_Tse_1.0, whole genome shotgun sequence DNA contains the following:
- the LOC117873114 gene encoding olfactory receptor 52R1-like, whose amino-acid sequence MSDYNKTDFTNPSTFILMGIPGLEAAHIWISIPFCTMYAIAILGNFTILFIVKMELSLHGSMYYLLCMLAITDLVVSTSMLPKMLAIFWFNSREINFSACLTQLYVFHSFSAIESGILGAMALDRYVAICDPLRHSTILTNPMLAKIGLAVVLRGGLLALPFPFLVRQWPYCRTNAIPQPYCAHMAVVKLACADTRVSSYYGLFVLFCVVGLDVIFIVVSYIQILRAIFCLPTKDARLKTFGTCISHLCAILVFYIPGLFFSLTYRFHQNVPLHFHVLIANVYYLMPPTLNPIIYGVRTKQIRGRLLRLFTHKGT is encoded by the coding sequence ATGTCAGATTACAACAAAACCGACTTCACCAACCCATCCACCTTCATCCTGatgggcattcctggcctggaggcagcccacatctggatctccatccccttctgcaccatgtaTGCAATAGCCATCctggggaacttcaccatcctgttcatcGTGAAGATGGAGCTGAGCCTCCATGGGTCCATGTACTATTTACTCTGCATGCTGGCCATCACTGACCTGGTTGTGTCTACATCCATGCTGCCTAAAATGCTGGcaatcttctggttcaattctaGGGAGATCAATTTCAGTGCTTGTCTCACTCAGCTGTATGTCTTTCACTCCTTCTCAGCGATAGAGTCTGGGATCCTTGGGGCCATGGCTTTGgatcgctatgtggccatctgtgatcccctgagacattccaccatcctgacaaacccCATGCTGGCTAAGATAGGCCTGGCTGTAGTGCTGCGTGGCGGCTTGCTTGCATTGCCCTTCCCCTTCCTGGTAAGGCAATGGCCATATTGCAGGACCAATGCGATCCCCCAGCCATACTGCGCCCACATGGCTGTGGTGAAGCTGGCTTGTGCCGACACCCGTGTCAGTAGTTACTATGGCCTCTTTGTGCTATTCTGTGTGGTGGGTCTGGATGTCATTTTTATTGTCGTGTCCTAtatccagatcctcagggccatcttctgcctccccacaaaggatgccCGTCTCAAGACTTTTGGGACGTGCATCTCCCACCTTTGCGCCATCTTAGTCTTTTACATCCCAGGTCTGTTCTTCTCTCTCACTTACCGGTTTCACCAGAATGTGCCCCTGCATTTCCATGTTCTCATTGCCAATGTGTACTACTTGATGCCCCCCAcgctaaaccccatcatctatggtgtgaggaccaaacagatccggggCAGGCTGCTCCGGCTCTTTACTCATAAAGGCACCTAA